A DNA window from Fodinibius sp. Rm-B-1B1-1 contains the following coding sequences:
- a CDS encoding response regulator transcription factor, whose product MKLLIIEDNEDLLQNIQTYLKREGYICEAAQSYSAAFDKVMSYTYDVVLIDIMIPGGSGLQVLRELKSVNPETGTIIISAKNALDDKVEGLELGADDYITKPFQLPELHARIKAVNRRQQRDGREIINVNEIAINTKTMEVTVEENPVNLTPKEYELLLYFSSNKNHVLSKQTIAEHLWGDYVDHLDNLDFVYQHIKNLRKKLEQAGAEDYIESVYGIGYKFKVAT is encoded by the coding sequence ATGAAACTATTAATTATTGAAGACAACGAAGATTTACTACAAAACATCCAAACGTATTTAAAGCGTGAGGGATATATCTGTGAAGCTGCGCAGTCATATTCCGCAGCTTTCGATAAAGTAATGTCATACACCTACGATGTAGTACTCATTGATATTATGATCCCCGGTGGATCGGGGCTTCAGGTTTTGCGCGAACTAAAATCCGTAAATCCTGAAACCGGAACCATCATCATATCGGCCAAAAATGCACTCGATGATAAAGTTGAGGGGTTAGAACTGGGGGCCGATGACTACATCACAAAACCATTTCAGCTGCCCGAACTTCATGCTCGCATCAAAGCCGTAAATCGACGGCAACAGCGTGATGGGCGGGAAATTATAAACGTGAATGAAATTGCTATCAACACTAAAACCATGGAAGTTACCGTGGAGGAAAATCCAGTAAACCTGACCCCCAAGGAGTATGAACTTTTGCTCTATTTTTCATCAAATAAAAACCACGTACTCTCCAAGCAAACAATCGCCGAACACCTGTGGGGCGACTACGTTGACCATCTTGATAACCTTGACTTTGTATATCAGCATATCAAAAACCTGCGCAAAAAATTAGAACAAGCAGGTGCCGAAGATTACATCGAAAGCGTCTACGGTATTGGCTATAAATTTAAGGTTGCCACCTGA
- a CDS encoding HAMP domain-containing sensor histidine kinase has product MKLITKFILIYLIVTVIVLGLGGVVSYHVIKGELDNELKWRFLDRVERVTYLLEQGENFESTVQDNSDTNLEIMALPNRVEPDVEIRDTLVWHNRLHQREHNLKMVAHRNVDGTSYRITTYGALVESDDITEAVIEILLWILGLQVIGAVGVGFIVSNRLFKPFRKTLKRIKNFTLQDKEPIPAESTSVTEFDDLNKFVEEMTSKAVSDYVNLKEFAENASHELQTPLSIIKGKLELLTETELSPEQYQFVEDSQRSVKKLSRLSESLALLTKIENHEFVKTEAINFSEIITESTKAFDEFIALNGLEVESHIQDEITLQMHPVLADILWTNLFQNAIKHNVKEGRIHIELTEKKLKIANTGQPLSSSPDELFQRFKKDSVDSNSIGLGLSIIKRIVDQYHYNISYDFYNGWHTIVITFKTD; this is encoded by the coding sequence ATGAAACTGATCACTAAATTTATTCTTATATACCTGATCGTCACTGTTATTGTCCTCGGTTTGGGGGGCGTGGTATCGTATCATGTTATCAAGGGAGAGCTTGATAATGAGCTAAAATGGCGTTTCTTAGATCGTGTGGAGCGGGTAACGTACCTCTTGGAACAAGGAGAAAATTTTGAAAGTACGGTGCAAGATAACAGTGATACCAACCTGGAAATTATGGCTCTGCCCAACCGTGTGGAGCCAGACGTAGAAATTCGCGATACCCTTGTTTGGCATAATCGACTGCACCAGCGAGAACATAATCTCAAAATGGTTGCACACCGTAATGTGGATGGCACCAGCTATCGCATTACAACCTATGGGGCACTTGTTGAGTCGGATGATATTACCGAAGCAGTTATCGAAATTTTACTGTGGATTTTAGGACTACAGGTTATTGGTGCTGTTGGAGTAGGGTTTATCGTCTCGAACCGACTTTTTAAACCCTTTCGTAAAACCCTAAAGCGCATTAAAAACTTTACCCTGCAAGACAAAGAACCCATCCCTGCTGAAAGTACCTCAGTAACAGAGTTTGATGATCTGAATAAATTTGTTGAAGAAATGACCAGCAAAGCTGTATCAGACTATGTAAACCTTAAAGAATTTGCCGAAAATGCTTCTCACGAACTACAAACACCGCTTTCTATTATCAAGGGCAAGCTGGAACTACTCACTGAAACAGAGCTGTCACCCGAACAATATCAGTTTGTAGAAGATAGTCAGCGCTCGGTTAAAAAACTGTCGCGCCTTAGTGAGTCACTGGCTCTGCTAACTAAGATTGAGAATCACGAATTTGTAAAAACAGAAGCTATCAACTTTTCGGAGATCATTACTGAAAGCACTAAAGCTTTTGATGAATTTATTGCCCTAAACGGCTTGGAAGTTGAAAGCCATATCCAAGATGAGATTACGCTTCAAATGCACCCTGTTTTAGCTGATATTCTGTGGACGAACCTTTTCCAGAATGCTATCAAGCACAATGTTAAAGAGGGACGTATCCATATCGAACTTACCGAAAAAAAGCTAAAAATTGCCAATACCGGCCAACCGCTTTCCTCATCACCCGACGAACTATTTCAAAGATTTAAGAAAGACAGTGTCGATTCTAACTCTATTGGTCTGGGCCTTTCCATTATTAAACGAATTGTAGACCAGTACCATTATAATATATCGTATGATTTCTACAACGGGTGGCATACCATTGTAATAACTTTTAAAACTGACTAA
- a CDS encoding outer membrane beta-barrel family protein: protein MKQLLSSLSLLLIIPIATLAQSNATITGTVVDEEEEAMPSTSVAVYNASESNVVTGASTKSDGSFSVNISTGNYVVKITYLSYQPFKKEIEVSEGESMDLGTIQMTPSSEELGELLVRAEKSEMQMNFDRRTFQVGQDITSLGGSAVDVLNNVPSVSTDIDGNISLRGNESVRVLINGKPSSMVSSSDVDALNSIPASMIQEVEIITNPSSRYAAEGSGGIINIILKDDQRRGLNGSAQVGGGLPEEYEGSLNLNYRVGDINWFLNGGMDYRSEPEGGSSFQRFRNPQTSTSYMYSEKTDAIESELDGDLRFGADFYLTDTQVLTASIYTSSEREENDEDIRYTDMEYREDSFNGPVIAEYIRYNEEEGNERDIDFNLDYENKIDGDDHKLVADASFDASSEETTTNIDEEILEGNQDPLTQRATDGEEEMDFRFNAEYERPLFGDGNLEAGVRSDFEWMDNSYHAETLENGNWVSEPAYTDNFTYMENVNAAFATLGYEWNSLSGQVGLRLENTRIQTEVKSTGEETNQNYLNLFPSAFLSYSFNEQQSVQVSYSRRLRRPWSRMLIPFNDFDNQRSQFTGNPDLTPEFSNSYELGYLHYWNSGSLLTSFYHRYRTDVIERITESQQGQDGTIRRPINLATEKAWGVEFSADQEIADQLNLTANANLFRSNSNGTYQDQVFTSESENFMARMRLRWEIVDGLNYQASMRYRGPSNSTQGTREGMTMMDTGLSKDLMDGKAKLTLNIRDLLDSQNFNYTANTDGNPNTDFYTQREFSWSSRSATISFQYFFGDRDRNQQQQQRGGDDGPEDMEGMQ from the coding sequence ATGAAACAGTTACTTTCATCACTTTCCCTACTACTTATTATCCCTATCGCAACACTGGCACAATCTAATGCAACTATTACCGGAACGGTTGTAGACGAAGAGGAAGAGGCCATGCCGAGCACTTCTGTAGCCGTCTATAACGCTTCGGAATCCAATGTTGTTACCGGTGCTTCAACGAAATCCGACGGTTCATTTAGTGTTAATATTTCAACTGGCAACTATGTTGTAAAAATCACCTACCTCTCATATCAACCATTCAAAAAAGAGATTGAGGTTTCTGAAGGCGAATCGATGGATCTTGGTACCATCCAAATGACCCCCAGTTCTGAAGAGCTCGGCGAACTGTTAGTTCGTGCTGAAAAGTCTGAAATGCAGATGAATTTTGATCGGCGCACCTTCCAGGTTGGCCAGGATATTACCAGCTTGGGCGGCTCGGCTGTTGATGTACTGAATAATGTACCTTCGGTTTCTACTGATATCGATGGCAACATCAGCCTGCGCGGTAACGAATCGGTACGCGTTCTTATTAATGGCAAACCATCAAGCATGGTTAGCAGTAGTGATGTAGACGCCCTGAACAGTATTCCGGCTTCCATGATCCAAGAGGTAGAAATCATTACGAATCCCTCTTCACGATATGCCGCAGAAGGATCGGGCGGTATTATTAATATTATTTTAAAGGATGACCAGCGACGAGGGCTAAATGGTAGTGCGCAGGTTGGGGGTGGCCTACCGGAAGAGTATGAAGGATCATTGAATCTTAACTATCGTGTCGGTGACATAAATTGGTTTTTAAATGGTGGCATGGATTACCGCAGTGAGCCCGAGGGGGGGAGTTCGTTTCAACGATTTCGAAATCCACAGACCAGTACCTCTTATATGTATAGCGAAAAAACCGATGCTATAGAATCGGAATTGGATGGAGATCTCCGTTTTGGTGCTGACTTTTATCTTACCGATACACAAGTGCTAACAGCCAGCATTTATACCAGCTCTGAACGGGAAGAAAATGACGAAGATATTCGATATACCGACATGGAATATCGGGAAGACTCCTTTAATGGCCCCGTTATTGCAGAGTATATCCGCTATAATGAGGAGGAAGGAAATGAACGAGATATCGACTTTAACCTCGATTATGAAAATAAAATTGATGGCGATGACCATAAATTGGTGGCTGATGCCAGTTTTGACGCCAGTAGTGAAGAAACTACGACTAATATTGACGAAGAAATCCTTGAGGGTAATCAGGATCCCCTAACACAACGTGCTACTGATGGGGAAGAAGAAATGGATTTCCGGTTTAATGCCGAGTATGAACGCCCACTGTTTGGAGATGGAAATCTTGAGGCAGGCGTCCGCAGCGACTTCGAATGGATGGATAATAGCTACCATGCCGAAACCCTTGAAAATGGAAACTGGGTAAGTGAACCGGCTTATACCGATAATTTTACATACATGGAGAATGTAAATGCCGCTTTTGCAACCCTTGGCTATGAGTGGAATTCGTTATCAGGTCAGGTTGGACTTCGACTGGAAAATACGCGCATCCAAACCGAAGTTAAAAGTACGGGTGAAGAAACCAACCAAAACTACTTGAATCTTTTTCCCAGCGCATTTCTGAGCTATTCATTCAACGAGCAACAGTCGGTGCAGGTTAGTTATAGCCGGCGCTTACGTCGTCCATGGTCGCGCATGCTCATCCCATTTAATGACTTTGATAATCAGCGTAGCCAGTTTACTGGTAATCCTGATCTTACACCTGAATTCAGCAACTCATACGAACTCGGTTATCTACACTATTGGAACAGCGGGTCATTACTAACCAGCTTTTACCATCGATATCGTACTGATGTCATTGAGCGAATTACAGAATCGCAGCAGGGACAAGACGGAACCATTCGTCGCCCCATCAACCTGGCTACCGAAAAAGCATGGGGCGTAGAGTTTTCTGCAGATCAGGAAATTGCGGATCAACTAAACCTTACGGCCAATGCGAACCTCTTTCGCTCTAACTCAAACGGTACGTATCAAGACCAGGTATTTACCAGTGAATCAGAAAACTTTATGGCGCGTATGCGGCTGCGCTGGGAAATTGTTGATGGCCTAAACTACCAAGCCTCTATGCGTTATCGTGGCCCCAGCAACTCTACGCAGGGGACCCGTGAGGGTATGACGATGATGGATACTGGTCTATCTAAAGACCTCATGGATGGGAAAGCAAAACTTACACTTAATATCCGTGATTTGCTGGATTCACAGAACTTTAATTACACCGCTAATACGGACGGCAATCCTAATACTGACTTTTATACGCAACGTGAGTTTAGCTGGTCGTCACGCTCAGCAACCATCAGCTTTCAATACTTCTTTGGAGATCGTGATCGCAACCAACAGCAGCAACAACGCGGAGGCGACGATGGTCCAGAAGATATGGAAGGTATGCAATAA
- the htpX gene encoding zinc metalloprotease HtpX yields MNKNSLRTVFLMTLAAVLFMLVGQVLGGSTGLVIAFIVAMAMNFFSYWKSDKMVLRMYDAQQVDRTSHPQLYDMVKELARKADLPMPALYIIPQEQPNAFATGRNPENAAVAVTEGIVRVLSENELRGVIAHELAHIQNRDILTQTIVTTVVSALSMLAQFAYFIPLGGNDRGSNPLVALIVLITAPIAAMMLQAAISRTREYEADRVGAEISGQPNQLASALQRIEKAAEQIPMRGVSESAMRSTSHMFPVNPFSGGRFMSLFSTHPDTEDRVERLMHMQRTGEYLFE; encoded by the coding sequence ATGAATAAGAATAGTTTACGTACGGTTTTTTTGATGACCCTGGCAGCAGTATTGTTTATGCTTGTGGGACAGGTTTTGGGCGGATCTACCGGTTTGGTAATTGCTTTTATTGTAGCAATGGCTATGAACTTTTTTAGCTATTGGAAGTCCGATAAGATGGTACTGCGTATGTACGATGCGCAACAGGTAGATCGTACTTCCCATCCGCAGTTATACGATATGGTTAAAGAGCTTGCCCGAAAGGCCGATTTGCCGATGCCGGCTTTATACATCATCCCCCAAGAACAGCCCAATGCATTTGCTACGGGACGTAATCCCGAAAATGCAGCTGTAGCTGTTACAGAAGGGATTGTACGGGTACTTAGTGAAAATGAACTTCGCGGTGTAATTGCTCATGAGTTGGCGCATATCCAAAACCGGGATATTTTAACCCAGACTATTGTTACTACGGTTGTTAGTGCGCTGAGTATGTTGGCACAGTTTGCCTACTTCATTCCGTTGGGAGGAAATGATCGTGGATCAAACCCGCTGGTAGCACTTATTGTTTTAATCACAGCGCCCATTGCAGCGATGATGTTACAAGCTGCAATTAGTCGCACGCGTGAATACGAGGCCGATCGGGTTGGAGCTGAAATTAGTGGTCAGCCGAATCAGCTGGCTTCAGCTTTACAGCGTATTGAAAAGGCAGCTGAACAAATACCGATGCGCGGAGTATCTGAATCAGCTATGCGATCGACATCCCATATGTTCCCGGTAAACCCGTTTAGCGGTGGTCGTTTTATGAGTTTGTTTTCTACCCATCCTGATACCGAAGATCGTGTGGAGCGGCTTATGCATATGCAACGGACAGGTGAATATCTGTTTGAGTAA
- a CDS encoding pyridoxal phosphate-dependent decarboxylase family protein has translation MQQQIKELEQQARQLETSAKERSAMFEKAQDYGEDFLETLSEQSAYVDSNSMGKGVYELPFDENPREFEELLKVLQLEVDKPGLNPASGKHAGYIPGGGLYPSAIADYLAAVTNRYTGVFFSSPGAVRIENMCIRWMNDLVGYPDGAAGNLTSGGSLANLIALVIARDNSGIKAKDFERTVIYTTQQVHHCVIKAIKFAGLREATIRTIPMDDRFRMKAKALEEQIKVDKSDGLIPLTIFASAGTTDLGAVDPLNDIGNIADQHNLWFHVDAAYGGFFLLTKHGKEMMAGIEKSDSATIDPHKGLFLPYGSGALLVKDGQKLYDSQHMTANYLQDTLKATEEASPADLSPELSKHFRGLRMWLPLQLFGVQPFRAALDEKLLLTRYFYNKIQQIDGIEVGPKPELSVAFFRYVPDSDDANKFNKKLVNEIHRDGRVFLSSTHINGTVFLRAAVLNFRTHLTEIELILSVLREKIQKLAAN, from the coding sequence ATGCAACAACAGATCAAAGAACTTGAACAACAGGCCCGTCAACTTGAAACTTCTGCGAAAGAACGGAGTGCTATGTTTGAAAAGGCCCAAGATTATGGAGAGGATTTCTTGGAAACGCTTTCCGAGCAATCGGCTTATGTGGATTCGAACTCTATGGGTAAGGGCGTTTACGAACTGCCCTTTGATGAAAACCCTCGGGAGTTTGAAGAGCTACTGAAAGTTCTACAGTTAGAAGTAGATAAACCGGGCCTCAATCCTGCTTCGGGCAAGCATGCCGGGTACATACCGGGCGGTGGGCTTTATCCCTCGGCCATTGCCGATTACCTGGCTGCCGTCACTAATCGCTACACTGGTGTTTTCTTTTCGTCGCCCGGCGCCGTACGCATCGAAAATATGTGTATCCGCTGGATGAATGATCTCGTCGGCTACCCTGATGGAGCGGCAGGCAACCTTACATCGGGCGGATCACTTGCTAATCTCATTGCGCTTGTTATAGCTCGCGACAATTCGGGTATTAAAGCAAAGGATTTTGAACGAACCGTCATCTATACTACCCAACAGGTACATCATTGCGTGATAAAAGCCATTAAGTTTGCCGGACTTCGGGAAGCAACAATTCGTACCATTCCCATGGACGACCGTTTTCGTATGAAAGCCAAGGCACTTGAAGAACAAATTAAAGTGGATAAATCTGATGGACTTATTCCACTAACAATCTTTGCATCAGCAGGAACCACGGATCTGGGAGCGGTTGATCCACTCAATGACATTGGCAACATCGCAGATCAGCATAACCTCTGGTTTCATGTAGATGCAGCATACGGCGGCTTTTTCCTACTTACTAAACACGGAAAAGAAATGATGGCAGGTATTGAAAAATCAGACTCGGCTACCATCGATCCCCATAAGGGATTGTTCTTGCCGTATGGATCGGGCGCACTACTCGTAAAGGATGGACAAAAATTGTACGACTCCCAGCACATGACGGCCAATTATCTGCAAGATACACTTAAAGCTACCGAAGAAGCATCACCCGCTGATCTTTCACCAGAGCTTTCCAAGCACTTTCGGGGATTACGGATGTGGTTGCCGCTTCAGCTTTTTGGAGTTCAACCCTTCCGTGCCGCGCTGGATGAAAAACTTTTACTGACTCGCTATTTTTATAATAAGATCCAACAGATTGACGGTATTGAAGTTGGACCAAAACCCGAACTTTCAGTCGCCTTCTTTCGGTACGTACCAGATTCTGACGATGCCAATAAATTCAACAAAAAGCTGGTGAATGAAATCCACCGTGATGGCCGTGTTTTTTTATCCTCCACTCATATTAATGGAACGGTGTTCCTAAGGGCAGCCGTACTTAACTTTCGCACTCATTTAACAGAAATAGAGCTCATTTTGTCGGTACTTCGGGAGAAAATTCAAAAACTGGCAGCGAACTAA
- a CDS encoding adenylate/guanylate cyclase domain-containing protein: protein MGAKTTRLLAAVMFTDIVGYTAMMQEDEENANEQKERQRQVLREGAKEFDGKVLHYYGDGALTIFSSAYNAVRCGIKIQEELVDPFLPMRIGIHIGDVVYDNEDVYGDAVNIASRLEEMAVSGGILISQKVLDEIKNHRNIQTKELGVFDIKNVKQPISIFAIANEGINVPSAREIKAKSGRRKDRIAVLPFVNMSDEKGFDYFGDGLTEELINGLTKMEQLDVTSRTSVFSYKGRNEDVRTIGEKLMVSHVLEGSVRKNKDKIRVTAQLIETSGGFHLWSETYERHLKDIFEIQDGLTGEILQKIRRSFEDTTPEEDQFSTPTSNTDEGYESYLEGNFELQKYTVSSIRKAMSLFNTAVDINPNDIRPQLGLAKCFLFLGILGQMSPQRAYRKTEEHVHQVLDLEPDNDIGQAIKGISIALQTHDYDEANDWFARAIEEKADAETCYFYFLFLNMLGKKHLSLLWMEQALVLEPTNTLYNAELARAYYINNRYAEALEQYNYTLGLDSVFLPAIEGKGWTFVAMNQLKKAHKAFENYQKLVSQEQRNIPHLGYISARLGMHEMAKHFLEELQLGDVSDSYIASPVDIALIFLGMKKIDEVFFYLKRAADDRIGKFYFILADPVWDEIKDDPRYDELLSQLNIHDVQDISLTTPVG, encoded by the coding sequence ATGGGCGCTAAAACTACTCGTCTGCTTGCGGCTGTGATGTTTACTGACATTGTTGGCTACACGGCTATGATGCAGGAGGACGAAGAAAATGCAAACGAACAAAAGGAACGGCAGCGTCAGGTGCTTCGAGAGGGGGCGAAAGAATTTGATGGCAAGGTACTACATTACTACGGTGATGGGGCACTAACTATTTTCAGCAGTGCTTATAATGCAGTCAGGTGTGGCATAAAAATTCAGGAGGAGCTGGTTGATCCCTTTCTGCCAATGCGTATAGGTATTCATATAGGAGATGTCGTATATGATAATGAAGATGTATATGGGGATGCCGTCAATATAGCATCGCGATTAGAAGAGATGGCTGTTTCCGGGGGGATTCTTATATCACAAAAAGTATTAGATGAGATAAAAAACCATCGGAATATTCAGACGAAAGAGCTGGGAGTTTTTGATATTAAAAATGTTAAGCAGCCTATTTCAATATTCGCGATTGCAAATGAGGGGATTAATGTGCCCTCAGCAAGGGAAATAAAAGCAAAAAGTGGGAGACGGAAAGACCGTATTGCTGTTCTGCCCTTTGTAAATATGAGTGATGAAAAAGGATTTGATTATTTTGGAGATGGATTAACTGAAGAACTTATCAATGGGCTGACGAAAATGGAACAGCTCGATGTTACTTCACGGACTTCAGTTTTTTCTTATAAAGGACGTAATGAAGATGTTCGGACCATTGGTGAAAAGTTAATGGTCAGCCACGTACTTGAAGGAAGCGTACGTAAAAATAAAGATAAGATTCGGGTTACGGCTCAGCTTATTGAAACGAGCGGCGGATTTCATTTATGGTCGGAAACTTACGAACGGCATCTAAAAGATATTTTTGAAATTCAGGATGGATTAACGGGAGAGATTCTACAAAAAATAAGGCGTTCTTTTGAGGATACGACACCTGAAGAAGACCAGTTTTCCACCCCGACCTCTAACACTGATGAGGGGTATGAGAGCTATTTGGAGGGCAATTTTGAGCTTCAAAAGTATACGGTTTCTTCTATTCGCAAAGCCATGAGCTTATTTAATACGGCAGTCGATATCAATCCCAATGATATTCGACCTCAATTAGGACTGGCTAAGTGTTTTCTCTTTTTGGGAATTTTGGGACAAATGTCACCGCAGCGAGCATATAGAAAGACCGAAGAACATGTACATCAGGTGTTAGACCTGGAGCCAGATAACGATATCGGGCAAGCGATTAAAGGGATTTCTATTGCATTGCAAACTCATGATTATGATGAGGCAAATGACTGGTTTGCCCGGGCCATAGAAGAAAAGGCCGATGCCGAAACTTGTTACTTTTACTTTTTATTTTTGAATATGCTTGGTAAAAAGCATTTGAGCTTGCTTTGGATGGAACAGGCTTTGGTCTTGGAGCCTACTAACACGCTTTATAATGCAGAATTAGCCCGAGCTTACTATATCAACAATCGATATGCCGAAGCTCTGGAGCAGTATAATTATACTCTTGGCCTTGACTCGGTATTTTTACCTGCTATCGAGGGAAAAGGATGGACATTTGTGGCAATGAATCAGCTTAAAAAAGCGCACAAAGCATTCGAGAATTATCAAAAGCTCGTTTCACAAGAGCAGAGGAATATTCCTCACTTGGGGTATATTTCAGCGCGGTTAGGGATGCATGAAATGGCTAAACATTTTTTGGAAGAGCTACAGCTTGGGGACGTCAGCGATTCTTATATTGCATCACCGGTAGATATTGCATTGATATTTTTGGGGATGAAAAAAATAGATGAGGTTTTCTTTTATTTAAAACGTGCCGCTGATGATAGGATTGGCAAGTTCTATTTTATATTAGCAGATCCTGTTTGGGATGAAATAAAAGATGATCCCCGTTATGATGAATTGCTAAGCCAGCTTAATATCCATGATGTTCAAGATATTTCATTGACTACTCCGGTAGGTTAA
- a CDS encoding TetR/AcrR family transcriptional regulator has protein sequence MSESAKSTRQEIIEASRKEFLVHGYEGARLHNIAEHIGVTKAMIHYYFNTKRELFEHVYKESVDEIYCELNNIFAEELPLLKKIEMLVEHCLQKADEDPQVLSFVITESRRKSEWLQPIINDKVKLELSDFEAELNKAASNYQVASVTVHDLLMNIFALCYYPALAGPIHESIFDSNKRDVQGDMSQNRKGVILDTVFNWLTA, from the coding sequence ATGAGTGAATCAGCTAAAAGTACCCGGCAGGAAATTATAGAAGCATCTCGCAAAGAGTTCTTGGTTCATGGTTATGAGGGAGCCCGCCTCCACAATATTGCCGAGCATATTGGGGTTACCAAGGCTATGATCCATTATTATTTTAATACGAAGCGCGAACTATTTGAGCATGTGTATAAAGAATCTGTGGATGAAATATATTGTGAGCTCAATAATATTTTTGCTGAGGAGCTACCGTTGCTCAAAAAAATTGAGATGCTGGTAGAACACTGTTTGCAAAAAGCAGATGAAGATCCACAAGTTCTTTCATTTGTAATTACCGAGAGCAGGAGAAAATCTGAGTGGCTGCAACCTATTATTAACGATAAGGTTAAGTTGGAGTTGTCAGATTTTGAGGCGGAGTTGAATAAGGCTGCTTCAAACTATCAGGTTGCGTCGGTAACGGTGCATGATTTACTAATGAATATCTTTGCTCTTTGTTACTATCCAGCTCTTGCAGGCCCCATTCATGAATCAATATTTGATTCTAATAAAAGAGATGTTCAAGGAGATATGTCCCAAAATAGGAAAGGGGTTATTTTGGATACGGTTTTTAATTGGTTGACCGCTTAA
- a CDS encoding nodulation protein NfeD yields MKRLIALTFFILLISGTASQADTPMSRSVQDSARSDTLQQQPVVTMISVEGSISPTTTNYINRGIKTAREQGAELLIIQLDTPGGLLESTKNIVQAFLESDDLPIVVYVAPEGARAASAGTFITMAAHIAAMAPTTTIGAASPVQMGGQTDSVMQKKIFNYSESFIESIANRRDRNAEWAISAVRDGESITADEALELNVIDLIANDRNTLLQELDGQVINGDTLTTQNATITEIPTNLAEQFLGFIMRPEVMLILTMIAIYGIIGEVTNPGAIVPGVAGVIALVLVLYASAAMPINIAGFALIGLAIILFIAEAFTPTFGLLIAGGSVSFFLGALMLFQDLPESMELSWAWLVPATILTALFFVWIVTEGIRAQFTESKTGKHAMVGKRAEVVDKIDNHHGKVFVSGEYWDATSDDTIEEGEECEIVEVEGLKMRVKPVTNSSNTA; encoded by the coding sequence ATGAAACGATTAATTGCTCTTACATTTTTCATATTACTTATCTCTGGCACGGCCAGCCAGGCAGACACACCTATGTCAAGATCAGTCCAAGATTCGGCCCGCTCAGATACCTTACAACAGCAACCGGTTGTTACAATGATTTCGGTAGAAGGGTCTATTTCTCCTACAACAACCAACTATATTAATCGGGGGATCAAAACTGCCAGGGAGCAAGGAGCCGAACTTCTTATTATACAGTTAGATACTCCGGGCGGATTGCTGGAATCTACCAAAAATATTGTTCAGGCTTTTCTCGAATCAGATGACTTACCGATTGTCGTATATGTTGCACCAGAAGGTGCACGAGCAGCCAGTGCCGGCACCTTTATTACCATGGCCGCCCACATAGCCGCGATGGCTCCCACTACCACAATCGGAGCTGCTTCACCGGTACAGATGGGCGGGCAAACCGACTCGGTAATGCAGAAGAAAATCTTTAATTATTCCGAAAGTTTTATCGAAAGCATTGCTAACCGTCGCGACCGCAATGCCGAATGGGCGATATCCGCTGTACGTGATGGAGAATCCATTACTGCTGACGAAGCACTTGAGTTAAATGTTATCGATCTTATTGCTAACGACCGGAATACTCTACTCCAAGAACTTGACGGACAGGTAATCAACGGCGATACGCTGACAACTCAAAATGCTACGATAACGGAAATTCCTACCAATCTTGCCGAACAGTTTTTAGGTTTTATCATGCGTCCCGAAGTTATGCTAATACTCACCATGATTGCTATCTATGGCATTATCGGAGAGGTAACCAATCCCGGTGCTATCGTCCCTGGCGTAGCAGGTGTAATTGCCCTTGTATTGGTATTGTACGCCTCAGCTGCTATGCCTATAAACATTGCTGGTTTTGCTCTTATCGGATTGGCAATTATCCTGTTTATCGCCGAAGCATTTACCCCCACTTTTGGCCTCCTTATTGCCGGGGGATCTGTTTCCTTTTTCTTGGGAGCACTCATGCTTTTTCAGGATCTTCCCGAATCGATGGAGCTTTCATGGGCTTGGCTCGTTCCAGCAACAATACTAACAGCCCTCTTTTTCGTTTGGATTGTTACCGAAGGTATTCGAGCCCAGTTTACCGAAAGTAAAACTGGGAAGCATGCTATGGTTGGCAAACGGGCGGAGGTCGTTGATAAAATCGACAATCACCATGGAAAGGTTTTTGTGAGCGGTGAATATTGGGATGCCACCAGCGATGACACTATTGAAGAGGGCGAAGAGTGCGAAATCGTAGAAGTGGAGGGACTTAAAATGAGGGTAAAACCTGTAACGAATTCTTCAAACACAGCATAA